The Candidatus Equadaptatus faecalis genome has a window encoding:
- the eutC gene encoding ethanolamine ammonia-lyase subunit EutC, whose product MIDQNELKAIIEQVLGEMNVNAPAGQTSAPASVQSVSAAQTTVDPGMIPDVTQIDLHTQYLVKNPVDKVGYQELKNHSPARLGIGKAGPRYLTLPMLEFRAAHSAAQDAVFSPVDHDFINQMNLFSVQTKCADKDTYLTRPDLGRQLSDEGVAAVREKCKKNPTVQLYVSDGLSSAAVKANVADVMPAIIQGLQSFGIEVGTPFFVEYGRVGVMDQITELTGATVTCVLIGERPGLITANSMSAYITYKGTVGMPESRRTVVSNIHDAGTPPVEAGAHIAEIIKKMLDAKASGTDLKL is encoded by the coding sequence ATGATAGACCAGAACGAACTTAAAGCAATCATTGAACAGGTACTCGGAGAAATGAACGTGAACGCGCCTGCCGGACAGACCTCTGCCCCCGCGTCGGTTCAGTCAGTATCAGCCGCGCAGACAACTGTTGACCCCGGTATGATTCCTGACGTTACTCAGATTGACCTTCACACGCAGTATCTTGTCAAGAACCCTGTCGACAAAGTCGGTTATCAGGAACTTAAAAACCACTCGCCGGCGCGTCTTGGCATAGGCAAAGCAGGCCCCCGCTATCTTACGCTCCCGATGCTTGAATTCAGAGCAGCTCACTCGGCAGCGCAGGACGCGGTTTTCTCACCGGTTGACCACGATTTTATCAACCAGATGAATCTTTTCTCAGTACAGACGAAATGCGCTGACAAAGATACCTATCTGACGAGACCTGATCTTGGCCGCCAGCTCAGCGACGAAGGTGTCGCCGCTGTCAGAGAGAAATGCAAAAAGAACCCCACGGTTCAGCTTTACGTTTCAGACGGACTCAGCTCAGCCGCAGTTAAGGCAAACGTCGCCGACGTAATGCCCGCAATCATCCAGGGACTTCAGAGCTTCGGCATCGAAGTCGGAACGCCGTTCTTCGTCGAATACGGACGCGTAGGCGTTATGGACCAGATTACGGAACTTACCGGTGCAACCGTTACCTGCGTGCTTATCGGAGAACGCCCGGGACTCATTACGGCAAACTCAATGTCAGCATACATCACCTACAAAGGTACGGTCGGTATGCCTGAGTCAAGACGTACGGTTGTTTCAAACATTCACGACGCCGGCACCCCGCCTGTTGAAGCAGGTGCCCACATCGCTGAAATCATCAAAAAGATGCTGGATGCAAAAGCCAGCGGCACAGACCTTAAACTCTAA
- the eutL gene encoding ethanolamine utilization microcompartment protein EutL, giving the protein MKRDPLPAKVLATKIIPNVNAELAKELGLTPDQRSLALITSDCDDVTYTALDEATKAADVKVVYAKSCYAGAPNATQKYAGEIIGILAGPNPAECKAGLKACVNMVENVCHFVSANDDDSNSYYAYTISRTGSYLSAGAGIAEGEALAYVIAAPLESIYGIDAALKAAEVSLCVLYGPPSETNFGGALMTGTQSACKAACEAFAAAVEYCSDNPVVLQ; this is encoded by the coding sequence ATGAAGAGAGATCCATTGCCGGCGAAAGTGCTTGCAACAAAAATCATCCCTAACGTTAATGCAGAACTCGCAAAAGAACTCGGTCTTACGCCTGATCAGAGATCACTCGCACTGATCACGTCGGACTGCGATGATGTTACCTACACGGCTCTTGACGAAGCCACCAAAGCCGCAGACGTTAAAGTCGTCTATGCAAAAAGCTGCTACGCGGGCGCACCGAACGCAACGCAGAAATATGCAGGTGAAATTATCGGTATCCTCGCCGGACCGAACCCTGCGGAATGCAAAGCCGGACTTAAAGCATGCGTGAACATGGTTGAGAACGTCTGCCACTTCGTTTCAGCAAACGACGACGACTCCAACTCATACTACGCGTACACGATTTCACGTACAGGTTCCTACCTCTCAGCAGGCGCGGGCATTGCAGAAGGCGAAGCTCTTGCATACGTTATCGCTGCACCGCTCGAATCAATCTACGGAATCGATGCTGCTCTTAAAGCGGCAGAAGTCAGCCTTTGCGTACTCTACGGTCCTCCTTCAGAGACAAACTTCGGCGGCGCTCTTATGACCGGAACGCAGTCAGCCTGCAAAGCCGCGTGCGAAGCATTCGCGGCAGCTGTCGAATACTGCTCGGACAACCCTGTAGTTCTTCAGTAG
- a CDS encoding ethanolamine ammonia-lyase subunit EutB has product MKLKTQLFGHNYEFKNICEVMAKANEEKSGDKLAGIAAASAEERVAAKVVLSNITMNEIRNTPAVPYEEDSVTRIIQDDINETIFSEFKNMTVAEFREWLLDEHTTGDMIKRASKGLTSECVAAVCKLMSNLDLVYGASKIRVTAHCNTTIGLPGTFSSRLQPNHTTDDPKGIMASLMEGFSLGCGDAVLGLNPVDDTVESVARLLKMFDEFVNKWEIPTQYSVLAHVTTQTEAVARFNAPMSLMFQSIAGSQKGNEAFGLTPEMLTEGEDMLLHRGTGTGPNVMYFETGQGSELSSEAHNGWDQVTMEARCYGFGRHYHPFIVNTVVGFIGPEYLYDSKQVTRAGLEDHFMGKLSGIPMGCDACYTNHMKADQNDIENLATLLVAAGCNYVMGVPQGDDCMLMYQCTGYHEAQSLRETFGLRPTAEFDAWMEKMGFSENGHLTDLAGDASVFLKK; this is encoded by the coding sequence ATGAAACTCAAGACACAGTTGTTTGGTCATAACTACGAGTTTAAGAATATTTGCGAAGTAATGGCCAAAGCCAACGAAGAAAAGTCTGGTGACAAACTTGCTGGAATCGCTGCGGCGTCAGCCGAGGAAAGAGTAGCCGCTAAGGTCGTTCTTTCAAATATTACGATGAATGAAATTCGTAATACCCCGGCAGTTCCGTATGAAGAGGACTCTGTAACGCGTATCATTCAGGATGATATCAACGAGACAATCTTCAGCGAATTTAAGAACATGACGGTTGCAGAGTTCAGAGAGTGGTTGCTTGACGAACACACGACAGGCGATATGATCAAACGCGCCTCAAAGGGTCTCACGAGCGAATGTGTTGCGGCAGTCTGCAAACTGATGAGCAACCTTGACCTTGTGTACGGAGCGTCAAAAATCCGTGTAACGGCCCACTGCAACACGACAATCGGTCTGCCCGGAACGTTCTCGTCACGTCTCCAGCCGAACCACACGACAGACGATCCTAAGGGTATCATGGCATCCCTTATGGAAGGCTTCAGCCTTGGCTGCGGCGACGCAGTCCTTGGTCTCAACCCTGTTGACGACACGGTTGAAAGCGTAGCGCGCCTTCTCAAAATGTTTGACGAATTCGTCAACAAATGGGAAATTCCGACGCAGTATTCCGTTCTTGCCCACGTTACAACGCAGACGGAAGCAGTCGCGCGTTTCAACGCGCCGATGAGCCTTATGTTCCAGTCAATCGCAGGTTCACAGAAGGGCAACGAAGCATTCGGACTTACGCCTGAAATGCTTACGGAAGGCGAAGACATGCTTCTTCACAGAGGCACAGGCACAGGCCCCAACGTTATGTACTTTGAAACCGGCCAGGGCTCGGAACTTTCATCAGAAGCCCACAACGGCTGGGACCAGGTCACGATGGAAGCCCGCTGCTACGGTTTCGGAAGACACTATCATCCGTTTATCGTCAACACGGTTGTCGGATTTATAGGACCTGAATATCTCTACGACTCAAAACAGGTTACGCGCGCCGGCCTCGAAGACCATTTCATGGGCAAACTTTCAGGTATCCCGATGGGCTGCGACGCATGCTACACGAACCACATGAAAGCAGACCAGAACGATATTGAAAACCTCGCAACGCTTCTCGTGGCTGCAGGCTGCAACTACGTTATGGGCGTTCCGCAGGGCGACGACTGCATGCTTATGTACCAGTGCACCGGCTACCATGAAGCACAGTCACTCCGTGAAACGTTCGGTCTCCGTCCGACAGCGGAATTCGATGCGTGGATGGAAAAGATGGGCTTCTCAGAGAACGGACATCTTACTGACCTCGCAGGCGACGCCTCAGTCTTTCTTAAAAAGTAG